The window GGTGCTCCATCCGCCGAGACCGGCGAATAGGTCTATTGCAGTGGTCATGTTGATGTTCCTATGCCGGAACATCATTCAGGCTAAAAACGATTCCCAGGCAATAATTTTCATCGCCATCAATCAGTTCAAATGTTTCATGCGGAATTTCTGTTTCAAAACTCCACGTCCAGCCGCTGTCTCCACACCAAATCGCTTTTATTTCTTTTGCACTTGGCTGGCGTGCGAAGAATTCTTTAAGCTCTTCGTCGTCATCAATTTGATCACGCTCAGGCAGCAAGCCTTTTGAATCTACCCATGCTGACCCGCCGTCGTAAGCGTCAACTTCATCTTCAATTGCACCCCGGAATTCCATCAGGTCGTCACTTGCGCCAAACACAACAACCAAGTTGCTCTGCTTTGCCTGTGCGAGTAATTCCTTAGTTAGTAATGGTTTGTGGCTGGCTGAATTATTTAACTGTGAAGCAAGTTCATTAATGTTCATTACTTTCTCCAGACAATAGAAATCCATCCGTTGAGTTATCAACAGTTTCGGTGGATAAGGGTTGATTAAACTGGGGTTAAGCGGCGGCTTCCTGCATTTCGGCTTCGGTGCAATCTAATAGGTCGCAATCTGAAACCGATTCAGCAGAAATAATCAGGTTACCAATGGCAAGTAATTCGCCTTTCGATACATGCTTGGTGCCGATGTGATATTTGCAGCCTGGTATGAAGATAATCAGGTTTGAGCCCTTTGGATTCCCCTTCATTTCTTTACCAGTTTCGGCGTTGATAAAGTGAATTCTTCCGGAACAGAACTTACCTTTTTCATTGTAATAACCGACTATGCGCCGTATCTCGCTGCAATCATCACCTGGCCACCAGTTCGCTGAGCTATCTTCTGGTATCAACACGACAGAGCCGATACCACATTCTTTTTCTTTTAAGCATTTCTTTATCCAAGGACCGATATCGGAGTAGGGCGGGTTGAGCCAAACAAACGGATTACGAACGTCAGCTGGTATGTAGTCACCCCATGACACAGAAAGTGCGTCAATGTCAGGTGTCAGGTAGTTATTGTGCAGCGCTGTTTCTGATAGCGCTGCAGCATCGAGGCAGAAATTAAACTCGGCATTGAGTGCTTCATAAAGCCATCGCGGGGTTTGTGTCATGTCGCGGAACGCAGGGTTGGTTGTTGAGCCTTGGTAGTCAGCCATCAATCTCCTCCGGTTGTTCTTTGGCAACAAGACTTAGCGCCTTAGCTTCATCGTATGTCTTGACCCCAAAAGCTATGGCGTAGCAGCACCAGATGAAATGAAAGGTATAACGCTTGAAGTTATGCTCAAAAAGATCTTCAAATTGGAAGGTATCGCCTTTAGTTTTGTGGCTAAATTCATATGCAGCTTGGCATGCAGCATGTTCACCATCGTCAATTCGACTCATGACGCAATCTTCTACTTCATCCCAAAGATCTCGTCGTTGCTGTTTGTCTAGCCCATATTCTCGAACCCAGCTAATGCGATATTGATTGATAACCTTGCGGAATGCCTCTTCATCAAATTCAGTTGCATCAGCACTGTTTTTATTACCGTCTACGGCTCGTAGCTTTTCAGCCCAATATCCCGTATTGATATAAAGACCATCACTGCTGCGTTTATCAGTGCGGAAGAACTGGAACATGTCTTCAAGACGAGAAAACACGTAACAGCCCATATCACCGGAATAAACCAAATAGCCGGGGTAGGTTATTAGGTCAAAGTGGTAAGCAGAGGTGTTAGGAATTTTGAATCTGATATGCCGATAAACGCCGTCTTCATGCAAGATCTGCATTTCATGGTTGGCAACATCCTTCAAAAATCTTTCTTCAGTACATGTCATGCTGCACCACCTTTAACAGCTTCGAATACTTCGCAACCACAATTAGGGCAGACGTTCTTAGTCATGGAACTATTATTAATTGGTTTTCTTACCAAATCAGATTGCTCATGTATTTTTCTGCAACGACGACATTTCAGTTTGCTCATGCCGCACCACCTTCAAGCTGCTTAATCAATTCATAGGCTTCGCCAACACACTCGAATTCATCCCATTCAGCGATATCGCCATTCAAGTGATAACCAGATACGCCTTTACTGTCTGCCGTCACATCAAGAAGTGATTCAAGAGCTTTGAGTAGTTCAAGGCGTTCTTGTGTCAGTTTTTCTATTTCCAGTTGCATGTGGTATTCAGCCTCACTTTGCTGGCTAGCCTGTTCTTGCTGTCTTTTTTCAGCCATGCAAACTGAACACGGATATTCCTCATGAATATGCGGATGGACTTCGCAATGGCCGCGAGGAAGTGGATTACCCCAAATGTCGTAACTCATGTTGCACCACCTTTGTTTTTGCGAACCTCTAAAATTAAGATTTGTGCTTTTGATAGCATCCTTCGGTGGCTAATTCGCTCATCCCTTGTTAGGTCAGGGCTGACGCTGCAGTAACAATCAACAAGACCATCCAGTGCAGCAAGCAAATCATCACGTTCAGCTTTCAGTCTGGAGATTTCATCCGTAGGGTTTTCCATTCCAGCACAGGCATTCACGCAAGCCACAATGCGGCGGGCATCTTCATCGTTATAGACAGCACCGAAATAAACATCATCTTCCATTGCTGTTGTAAGGATTGAGGTTCTATCGCTGGAGGCAGGGCATTGGTGTTTAAACCGATCGCCAACTTCAAATAGCATCCACGGCTCAGGTGTATGATTCATGCTGCCTCCGATTGTTTTGGTGCCACCCCTGTTGCTGAACATCTATTGCATGCCTTGTATTTATTGCCATCGATATGATGCCACTCATACCACATGCTTCCAGTTCCGGCGCACTTGCAGCACTTGCCCGTTTCTTTTTCGTAGTTCAGTTTTTCCTGAATTTCTTCGGCATCAGTAACGCATACCTTGCTTATTTTTGAGTCCCGCCAAGTCCTAGCGCCTTTTCTTGGGCCTGATTTTAGTGGTCGTGGAATCCCACCTTCTACTATCAGGTCATTTGAATCACCAATTCTCTCCCAGCCGCACAATTCCCATTCTTCCGGTTGATTTAGTTTTCTTCTTGCGACCATTTCCACAAAATCAACTCTGCCGTGATCGTTCATGCGTCCTCCCGCTTTTCCATCATCGAT of the uncultured Tolumonas sp. genome contains:
- a CDS encoding phage N-6-adenine-methyltransferase, translating into MADYQGSTTNPAFRDMTQTPRWLYEALNAEFNFCLDAAALSETALHNNYLTPDIDALSVSWGDYIPADVRNPFVWLNPPYSDIGPWIKKCLKEKECGIGSVVLIPEDSSANWWPGDDCSEIRRIVGYYNEKGKFCSGRIHFINAETGKEMKGNPKGSNLIIFIPGCKYHIGTKHVSKGELLAIGNLIISAESVSDCDLLDCTEAEMQEAAA